The following DNA comes from Quercus robur chromosome 1, dhQueRobu3.1, whole genome shotgun sequence.
ctttctcttagaattttctagtcctttctgtcaaagaagagaggaaaaaggaAGGACAAAGCAGCCATCCCCTCCgtattaaatgcactgcaaccACTTAGCTGGCCGCACTAATGGAGAAATGACTTATGAATAGTGTCCACATAGCTCATACCTTAGTGTAGAAACCTTCTAGCAAGACCCTGATGTGACAAGTATCAGGGAAGTCCGATCCTAACCCTCTAAATGTAGAGTTCAGATGCATTTTGGTTGACTATATAAAGCCAAGATGCACCTAGATAAGGGGGTCCTTTTTGCTTtgtgaaaaaagagagaaattactTGTAACACCATCCTTGGCCTAAAATCGAGGACACCAACCTTATCATTTCAAGGTTTTCCTTAATTGAATATACTCAGATCATGTTTGGAACTAGTACTACGTTTATTATCTTTCTTGTAATGGGTATTTAAGGTTGATTATGTATCCCACctctaaaaattaattgtgtgaGCAAAAGTATCAAATCAAAACCTGTTGACTTCTTTGCTAAATACTTTTTGCCAGCCAAAAGACATTTTTCCAAagtgtttttaaaatgtttcttttcaaaaatgttttcaaaggCATTTCTCAAATATgtcaaaaatgattttttaaaaagaggtacatgttttcaaaaagaggttttcaaaaaaaaaaaaaataaaaagagaaaaacattttcATGAAACACTTTCACGacataaaaaatgttttctaagaaaaatgtgttttttcaaaataataaagttaacgttgtaacttttattttcaagctttttCTTAGAATAGTGGTAGTTTATGAATTTGTGTTTAAGGCTCATTCTCTTGAGTctttgaaaacattttcaagtcTTTTCTTAGAACAATGGTAGTTCGTGGATTTGTTGGTGATAGGCCCAACGAACCCCCTTGCCCAGACGAACCCATTAGGCACCTTCGTCCATCCTTTTACTTCATGGATGAGAAAAGGTaagccatcaaataaaggattCAATATCTCAGATAGTTACAAACCAGCTGTCATACTATTGGAAGCTCATCAAAGCCCACATTAATGAGCCCAGAGGCATTACAAAAGAAGCATTAAAACCACGATATAGGCCACAACGGCTAGAAGCAATGAAGCCATATATAAACATTCCTTAGAATCAAATAAGGTTCATACATTCTGAGATACTCACATACGTTGTAGCTCTAGTACTTCTAGTTCTCATATTCTCTTTTAAGCTCTCACATGCTAACTTTACCATCGGAGACTTCATGGCtagcaccacaccggtgaccacccAAAAAGGTTTTCTTTCACGACGTTGTAGGTACAGGGACGAGGTTGCTGAACTGTCTGGACAAACCTACTCGACTGACGATTGCAGCATCATTAGTTTGCCACCGTTTGTGGGAACGACATTTTCGTACTCAAGTTCGGAAGCGTAGTTCCATTCAACTCAAAAGTCCAGATGGAGTCCAACACTCCCCAAGATTTTTCAACCTTAGCTCTacaaatccaaacactcacagCCAGTGTAGAGGAGCTCATGAGACAGAATCAAGAGATGAGGCTACAACTGCAGCAAGAGGATAATCGTTCTAGGACCAACCAGGATGACAATGGAGATAGTCAAAGAAGGAATGACCACCGATGACCAGCTACTCTGGAAGGAGCGATCTTGGACCTCCTTAGGGAAATGAGAAAGGAAATGGACGAGTTGAGAAGTGCAATATGGGAAAAGACAGACCGGAGCTTGGACAGGATAGTCAGAAGGACGGACTCACCCTCCATAGTAGCAGTTCTGGAGTGCCCAGTGCCTTCAAAGTTTTGTCTTCCACAACTTGAGGTGTTCAACGGTCTAAAGGATCCTTTGTACCACCTTAACACCTTTAAGACAACTCTAGGCCTCCAACAGCCCCCTGACGAGATATTGTGTCATTCCTTCCCTACTATTCTCAAAGGAGCAACAAGGGAATGGTTCACTAAGCTACCAACGTCGTCCATAGACACCTTTGAGCAATTGGGTAATTCCTTTGTTTGCCACTTCATTGGAGAACAACGCCTAAGAAGGCCAGTAGACCACTTGGCAGACCACTTGCTCACCATTAGGCAAGGAGAGAAGGAGACTCTGAGGTCATATGTGAAGCATTTCACCCGAGAGACCTTAGAAGTAGACGAAGCAGATGGCAAGGTGCAGCTAACAACATTTAAAGCTAGATTAAAATTTAAGGAGTTCGTGGTCTTGCTCACAAAGAGCCCTTCTTGGACAATGGCGGAAATGCTCTTGAAGGCGCAGAAGTACATGAATACCGAGGATGCCCTAGTAATAATAAGGGATGAAGAGAAACCCAATGAGAgggaaagaaaggaagaagatcGGAGGAGACGAAAAAGAAAGCGAAGAGATCATCAGGGTACGGACGGGAACAAGAGGAAGGACGATAAAACCCCATGGATGGTAAAATTCACACATTTAGTTATGCTTGATGATAAAATTTTGGCGCACATTAAAGACAAGCATTACCTCAAATGGACAAGGCCATTGTACCCGTCAACCAATGTGCGTGACAAGAAGAAGTATTGTCATTTCCACAAGGATCATGGCCACTACACAAAAGATTGCATAGACCTAAAAAAGCAGATAGAAGAGCTCATTCGAACTCCAGCAATCCCAAAGGAGATAACAAGGACAAGCATGAAGCCTCTCTGAGGGATGAAGACCACATGTCTTATCATCCATAGGGCGCAATATGGGAGATAAAGACGATCACAGGAGGACCATCAACAAGGGGGGTCGTTCAGATCTCTCAAAAGTCACAACAAAGGCAAGTGAACAGCATCTATAGGATACCACCCCTGAAACAAAGGAGGACAGACAAGGACATCCTATTCACAGAAGAAGATGCCCAAGGGTTGAATCAGCCGCATGATGACCCTTTGGTTATAATGCTCATGAAGGGTTCAACACTAGGAGAATCCTCATAGACAATGGTAGCTCTGCGAACATCATCTACCTCTTTGCTTTTCAACAGTTAAAAGTGGATCCTGGAAGATTGTGACCTTTTGAGTCCCCTTTCATCAGTTTCAGTGGAGATAGAATGTATCCTAAAGGCATAGTGACATTGACGGTCACGGTGGGATCCTACCCACAGCAATTGACTTGTCAGCTCGATTTCCTGATGGTAGATTGTCCTTCCTCGTACAACGTAATAATTGGAAGGCCTACACTTAAGCACTGGAAGGAAGCCACATCCACCTATTGCTTGAAGGTAAAATTCCCAATAGAAAATGGTGTAGGTGAAGTAAAGGGAGATCAAGTACTATCTCGGGAATGCTACTAGGCAATGTTAGCTGCAAAGGAAAACCATACGTGGATGATCAAGGAGAAGGAGGAAGAGAAGGTGGTAGCCCTGGAGACTATGGAATTGGTAGACGGGGAGTTGACGAAGACTACAAGGGTAGGGACAACTCTAAGCacagaaatgaagaaaaaactaGTCTAATTCCTTAAGGACAACCTGAACATTTTcgcatggagtcacgaggatATGCCAAACATATCCATAAAGATGATCCAACACAAGCTAAGTGTAGATCCCAAGAAAAAGCCTGTCCAGCAGAAATGATGAGTCTTTGCTTCAGAACAAAACCAGGAAATCATGGACGAAGTCAACAAACTGCTAACAGTGGACTTCATTCACGAGGTCTACTACCCAGACTGGTTAGCCAACGTTGTCCTAGTAAAGAAGGCAAATGGAAAATGAAGGATGTACATAGACTTTACGGACCTAAACAAGGCCTGTCCGAAGGATAACTTCCCCCTGCCGAGGATAGATTAGCTGGTGGATTCCACAACAAGACACAAGCTCCTTACATTCATGGATGCATTCTCAAGATACAATTAGATAAAGATGGCAGAAGAAGACTTCCTTCACCATAAGCTAAGGGCTCTACTActacaaggtaatgcccttCGGACTAAAAAATGCAAGAGCAACCTACCAGAGGTTAGTAAACAAGATCTTTAGCaaacagattgggaggaacaTGGAAGTTTACGTAGATGATATGCTCATCAAGAGCAAAGAAGAGTTTGCAAACCTGGATGACCTCGAAGAGATGTTCGTGACTCTTAAGCAGTATCAGATGAAGTTGAACCTCAGCAAGTGCGCCTTTAGGGTAGCATCTAGAAAGTcgttgggattcatggtgtcccaaagagggATAGAAGAAAACTCAGAGAAGATGTGGGCTATACTAGAAATGACATCACCCAAGATGGTGAAGGAAGTCCAGAAGCTAACCAGAAGAATAGTAGCACTCAACAGGTTCATCTCTAAAGTAACAGACAAGTGCCTGGCCTTCTTCAAGACATTGAAGCAAGTCTTCACCTGGACGGAAGAATGTGAAAAAGCCTTCCAGGAGCTCAAACACTACCTGAGCAATCCACCCCTCCTGAGCCGTCCAAAGAGGGGGAAGACCTGTATTTATACTTAGCAGTATTAGTTACAGCCATGAGTGTAGCCTTGATTCGGGagaggacaaagtttagctacaaacccagttgtagcctaaggctacaaactGCTCTAATAAAATGACACGTGTAAAAAATAgcatgtgcattgcacatgatTACTTAAATAAACTTAAGTCAACAAACCCTAGTTAACTACAccacctattaaaaaaataaaaaataaaaactaaaaactaaaaccctaaaaaagtCTATACgtatgatctctctctctctctctctctctctctctctctctctctctctctctcatggacTTCTCTCTCTGCAAAATGTAACCCAGAACCTAGCTGCAACCGATCACCCATAGCCTCCTATCTCCACCGCCGACTGGCCAACCCAAAGTAGGTTGACCGTGTAGTTGTGCATTCAATATCTTTTGGAAACATACTAAACAGTATACACACACTACTGGATTATTGGATGAAGGCATGCATAATTGACCAAtccaaagaataaaataaagagtagtAGTTCACTATTGATTTGTATAATTGTTCTCTTATTAAGTTTAAACAGGACAAATTGACTAAAACTAAAGTACACAAAGATGGTGACTTTGCAATCTGTTTCAGCGAGATagtaaaagggtttttttttttttttttttttttgtaaatttacccagaaagaaaaaaaaaatagaatggtGCGTTGTTATTAGGGAATAGAAATGGATAGTGATAGTCATAGTCATAGGTGGTTCaatccaaaaccaaaagaaGCCACAGCCTTTACAAGCAGCTTGTGGAGTGTCTGGGTTTCTTCGTTGATTTTGGAGCTCCTCAGCAGCTTGTGGAGTGTCTGGGTTTCTTCGTTGAAAGAGAGCAAGAGAGATTACGTTTtagttgttttggttttttagtttttattttttatttttttaatagatggtGTAGTTAACTAGGGTTTGTTGACTTAAGTTTACTTAAGTAatcatgtgcaatgcacataCTATTTTTTACACATGTCATTTTATTAGAGCAGTTTGTAGCCTTAAGCTACAACTGggtttgtagctaaactttgtccttcgGGAGAAGGATGGAACGCAACTCCTAGTCTACTATGTCAGTCAAGCCTTCATAGGAGCTGAAGCAAAATACCCACGAATCGAGAAGATTGCATTTGCCTTGATTGTAGCCTCACGAAAGCTACGCCCATACTTCCAAGCGAATCCTATCCTAGCGATGACGGACCAACCCATAAAGAAGTCAATGAACAAGCTTGAGGTTGTAGGAAGGATGATTCAGTGGGTAATCGAGCTTAGCCAGTTCGACATTGAGTACCACCCCAGACCAGCTATCAAGGCGCAAGCACTAGCAAACTTTATCATCGAGTTCACAGTCCTAGATGAGGACGGGGCATTGGATGAAGTAGAAAGATGGATGATCTAGACTGACAGGTCGTCAACCTGAAAAAGGGGGGAGTAAGGGTTATTATCATCACCTTAGAAGGAAAGACGCTCAAGTATGGAGTTTAGCTGATGTTCCCTACCATTAACAATGAAGCTGAATATGAGGCAATATTGACGGGACTAAAGGTCGGAAAGGCGTTGGGTGCCAAAACCTGCTTCTTCAGAGCAATTCAAAGCTAGTTGTAGGgcaaataaaggaggaatatGAGGCAAATGAGGAAAGGATACAGAAGTACCTGAGGCTAACGAGACATTTGGCCTAAGAATTTGATCGGGTAGAGTTCATACAAGCCCCTAGAAGCTAGAATATAGGGGTAGACGAGATAGCAAAGCAGGTGTCATCAGGAGTAGGACCGACGAGCACATATTTAAAGATGGATGTCTAGAAGTGTCCCTGCATTGAAGAGATCCTCACCTTTGCAATCCAATGTGAAAGTAAATAGACGACCCCAATTCTATCCTTCCCCCAAGATGGATGACTTCTACAAGACATCGAGGAAGCCAAGAAAGTCAGGAAGAAGGCAGCTAGGTTTACTATCATGAATGACTCCTTGTAAAAAAGAGGCTTCTCCATGCCCTATCTGAAATGCATCGATGAAAGTGAGGCCAAGTACATCTTGGAGGAGATCCATGAAGGAATATACGGAGATCACGCGGGCCCAAGGTCCCTGGTAAGTAAAATCATTAGAACAGGTTACTTTTGGCCCACTATGCAAAAGGAAGTAAGAGAGTTCGTTGAGAGATGCAACAAATGTCAAAGATTTGGAAATGTTCAACGCATCCTAGCAGAGAGACTGACGTCAATAACCtctgttgggaaatttagaccccggttcatagaattaacaagttttaaacccaagttgttaattagatttattatgaataaaacttgttaaaacaaacaaacataaatgtcatgtcaaaatcatgcaacggaaaaataaataagacaagatatgatgacccagaaAAACcgatgaaacaaactagtttcacagtaaaaatcCTGGGGGGAAAACCTTCtcgaaaagcaattcactatagtaaagagaagtttcagatctagtacaaaacctttgtctcTAGACTCTACAATACCCATAGATGAACTCACAGTAGAAACCTTtgaccgcttcagaacctctgaattcttcaatatatgaacgccaccctttttgttacacgaatcccagtatgtgactaaccaattgcgcggatcccagtatgcgacttaatcaccaactagacgaagattgttggctgcaaagttcttcacttcatcaacaatgaagatcaagaagcacttggttacaaaaccttaaggcGTAAAGACTCAGtagcttcttttagagagaataaggcatcagtcaccttttgcatatgttctccttgtattctcttatgtgacggcctctaatataagccttatataggtctagggttgtgagaaaagaaaccccacacatacatgtcatcatgagccgaaaatcagatttgaaaatctgaattcttgtaacctcgacagatagccaggtgtcgaggaggtgtcgagctttaaacttcgacagatacagctatcgaggagctatcgaggggacagaaagtttctcgatcgatcgacctagctatcgagaggtgtcaagaTTGTGATAACAATCAACTGAAGAGCTTGACAGATAGCCTAGTTGTCGAGAGGcgtcgagcagctatcgagctttaaaaaatCAGcatttcttcatttgtttcttggacagatttgcatagcttcaatactagacttgaactcttgttccttgaagtattaaatacattctagatctacccaattacaagtaaagtgtgttttgtcaaaggattagccaattacacaaaatatgtccttaacaaccTCCCTGTGGCCATTTGCCTAGTGGGGAATTGACATCGTGGACCCACTACCCTGAGGTAAGAGACAGGTAAAGTTTTTACTGGTCGCTATTgactattttacaaaatggaTTAAAGCAGAAGCACTATCAACTGTCATGGAGACAAAGATCTAGAATTTcgtatggaaaaacatagtctGCAGATTCGGGATACCGAAGACAATCAAATTGAATAACAGATGGCTGTTTAACAGCCAACACTTTAGAGACTTTTGCTCAGGATTGGGGATCAAGAACCAATTTTCATCGCTAGATCACCCTTACGCCAACGGACAGACAGAAGTGACGAACCGGACgctgctcaagatcatcaaacTCGGTTGGAGGAAGCAAAGGGTGCTTGGCCAGAAGAATTGCCTAATGTCCTGTGGGCATACAGCAAGAACCCCGAAAGGAGAAACTCCCTTCAAGCTCACCTATGGCACCGAGGCAGTAATTCCTGTTGAAGTGGAAACCACCAGCATGAGAAGAGAAGTCTTTAGTGAAGGCAGCAATGACGATCAGCTGAGAACTAACTTGGATTGCCTAGATGAAGTAAGAGACGGAGCATCTCAGAAGATGACGAAGTACCAGTAGAAGATGGCCGAATACTACAACAAGAGACTGAAACTTAGGCGACTTAACATAGGGACCTCGTCTTAAGCAAAGTCACACCTGCTACTAAGGATCCAACCTAGGGGAAGCTTGGTCCAACCTAGGAAGGACCTTACAAAGTCATCCATTACTCAATACAAGACAGTTATCACCTAGAAACAATGGACAGGAAGAAACTACCACGACCATGGAATATTGAGCATTTGAAGAAGTACCACCAATAAATGTAACAGACAATTGTATTCACGTTtgaaagaaagcaataaaagtaCTATTTAGCCAACATCCCAATGTACTATATGCAAGCctagaagtaataaaaaatcttgactaagtgataagattccgcctgGATGGATGTAAATCGCTGACGAAGCcaattgacaaaattccttgaTTGGATGtaagtcaaataaaaaatggccaagtgataagattccacctagacggatgtaaatcactgatgAAAGTCATCTAAAACCCATTAACGGGGATAAACAAAGATCCTGGTAGAAGCACAAGTCGCAGGTAGgccaaaaatattaaacatgACAGAAGAAAACGAACCAACAGAGGTATGAAGATAAAACTATAGCATAAATATATCTTGTTTGTGAACAGGAATTAAAAAGCCTAAAAACATCGGGCAAAAAGCATTGTTCttgaatttgaataaaaagcccaaaaacatactaggcacccaaaaagaaaaagaaagaaagaaaggtatATCTGCATGGATAAAATCAAGCATTAGCCTCGTCACCACTAGCTTGAGTGGGCTCTAGAACGTTTTCCCCAGGAGCAATAATAACAGACTGAGCAGCAATAATAACAGACTGAGCAGCCTCATCTACCGCCATCTTCTTATCCACCACCTCCAGGTCCAAGCTTTCCAAGTCCACACCTGTGGGGTGCTTGACGAGGTACCGCCGCAGTAGCTTGAAGTCTTTGTAATACTAGCTGAAGAGCATAATATTGTACTCGTCAGTCTGTTGGAAGGCCTCGACAGACTTGGCTGCAACGGTCTTCACTCTCTCATTTGCATCCTAGAGTTGTTCGTCCTTCTTTAGGGTTAGTTGCCTCTCAGCCCTCAGATCATCAGACAGGACCTTCATTTTTTCCTTGGAAGTGTTGGCCTTGTCCATGGCCAAGATGAGGTCTTTCCTCAACATCGAGTTCTCCTCCTTCAGAACTTGCACCTTGGACCTCCTAGATGTGGCCTTCACCTCTTGGCTTAAGTACTCTGACGTGATATGGATGGTCTCCCCCAGCAcctgaaaaggaaagaagaccCAACTTTCAGAAccattgataaataaataaataaataaaggaaaggCGAAAGGAGAAGGTAAATTGCACAAAGAACATTACATGTATGAGCTTGTGGATGTAATGATGCACGATCTCATTAGAAGGCACACCAGAGAGGACCTTGAGCTCCTCTGCAGTAAAGGTACCCTATGCCCTCGTCAAGGCAAGGCCAGCATCATCCCAAACACTGGACAAGCGTGAGTCGACcttttccttccctttatctACCACGTGTTACTTCTTCGGGCGTGGGGTGATCTCTTCCATTGAGGTGGCCGAGGAAGTGGTCCTCTTCACTTCAGGGACGGAGGTAGCTGGAGTGACGGGAGTCCCCTTCTCCACGACACGCACCACCCTCTTCCCGAGGTTGGAGTGAGGCTCGTTCTTCTTTGCCTTCATCTTGGCATAGATGTCTTGGTTGAACTTCGTCGTCATCTCTATAGAAGAAAaacacttgttaaaaaaaaaaaatcaagtcaatGACGAACCAAATGAAGACTTACTCTTCTCTTCAATCTCTGTAGTAAGTAGGACATAAAGAGAAGGATCTAGACCCAAGCAATGACGAGCCAAGGTTCTAGGATCGACCAGGTCGTCAAAGTTGTCAATCTTTTGAGCATACTCAGTAGCTACTTCTACGTGCCTTTTGTACCTACTCTTAAGCTTTGGACGCTTCTTCATTGCACAGGCACGATAAACAaaaaggtcaaaaaaaaaaaaaaaaaaaa
Coding sequences within:
- the LOC126710486 gene encoding uncharacterized protein LOC126710486, yielding MDELRSAIWEKTDRSLDRIVRRTDSPSIVAVLECPVPSKFCLPQLEVFNGLKDPLYHLNTFKTTLGLQQPPDEILCHSFPTILKGATREWFTKLPTSSIDTFEQLGNSFVCHFIGEQRLRRPVDHLADHLLTIRQGEKETLRSYVKHFTRETLEVDEADGKVQLTTFKARLKFKEFVVLLTKSPSWTMAEMLLKAQKYMNTEDALVIIRDEEKPNERERKEEDRRRRKRKRRDHQGTDGNKRKDDKTPWMVKFTHLVMLDDKILAHIKDKHYLKWTRPLYPSTNVRDKKKYCHFHKDHGHYTKDCIDLKKQIEELIRTPAIPKEITRTSMKPL